A segment of the Ischnura elegans chromosome 13 unlocalized genomic scaffold, ioIscEleg1.1 SUPER_13_unloc_1, whole genome shotgun sequence genome:
agactgtctttatgcattcaatgaagtgaagaaaatcttgacgcaagcacctgtgttggcacactatgatccaacactgcccgtgaaattggcagttgacgccagctccaccggacttggtgctgttttaagcatagtcactcaggagggtgtcgaaaggccagttgcatttcattcgcgAACCTTATCTCCTGCCGAGTGTGGGTACTCACAGATAGATAAGGAGGCATTAGCAGTTGTTTTTGGCGTCAagaagttcaaccaatatttgtacggacggaagtttactttatgtaccgatcacagacccttagtaagcattttcggcccaaaaaggggattacctgtttttgccgcgagtagactgcagagatatgctttgtttttatcagggtataattttgatgttcagtacgttaaatctgaaaaacatggtaatgctgacgctctttcacgtatgccattacctgacttacactctgttaatgaagaaacaaaattggtaggaacttatttgcattgtatagctgagagttccgtaccactaaattttgaacatgtaagaaaagaaacacagagtgatcctatcttaaagaaggtgtataattatgtaatgaatgggtggcctaactttatctcagaggaaaatagtgagttacagccatatttcttaaggaaagaggaactgactgtagagcatggtattattatgtgggggtacaaaattgttcttccaagtaaattgcgtgactatgttctgaacgaattgcattcgggtcatctaggtattgtaaagatgaaatctgtggctagaaattatgtttggttccctaatattgatagacgaatagaagacctagctaacaattgctcgccttgccttagagaacgttctagccctcccaagagtgaacttcatgtgtggcattatcccgcttctccttgggagaggttacatgtggattacttgggcccttttaaaggaaagatgtatttagtggtgattgatgctcatactaagtggcttgaggtatttgaagttagctctacctcggctaaggtaaccatagaaaagctcagagagctattttcaagatttggactacctgtttccttacattccgataatggcccacctttcacttcattagaatttagaaattttatggtatcaaatggtgtgaagcactcattttcgccgccataccaccctcgatctaatggccaggcggagagttctgttaagtatgctaagcataagttaagttgcgcttttgtagaaaatgcagatgtaaatattgccctgagtaataaattgtttagttacagaaaatctattcatagtactacgaatgaaacccctgctaaactaatgtttggtagacctttaagatccagactagatctattgaggcctaatgtggtcaagagagtggaacttaagcaagaaaaacaaaaagagtattttggtgttaagaaaacaaggattttgtttgaaaatcaacctgttctaattagggattatcgctgtaaagacaaatgggttgtagggatcgtattaaaacaattaagtggtgtaatgtattctgtaatgttcaagtctggttttgtttgtaacagacatattgatcagctcattgggatgaattccagctcagtgtatgccaattctgatgatgttaaaacgggtgatttcaatgtcaataatgacgcagtagcggagaggttcccaaacaaaaacaacctttcccctcactcctcacccacctctagcattcccagtacgccacgtttgcctcacgcatccccatcgctgcaatccccggttccttctcactctgacactcagtcaaatgcaagtgttccatctccaaacgagggatcagctgttgataaaagataccctcagcgcattaggaagccggttgatagatttcaatcgcaatgatcttgtttatttggttatatttgagagtttagttggtgtttatattagtttttatagtttatgcattgttacactgctattgttattgccttatatttccaaatatgtgtttccaaggagttgttaaatttttgtttattgaaacaaatttattttttttgttattaagttttgttctatgatgtaaccagttttgaaagggaggaattgttgtatttgtgctggaaataaatgaggctcgattggctcgaccggcacgccgcctaccccggcttatcagcggcagttgtgagctcgaggagttgctaccctacctgccgccgagccagtcggactcgctgaactgaaaaccacgttgtcttgagtcattgagcggtacaccacagtattgagctcatatgtatcatattttttaaagtgaaatatgtatgaatttaaaaaaactttgggtgCTGATGGGTTAAGCCGTGGGTCTAGGTTCATCGTACACCGTACACTTCCATTAACTAGGGATGAATGTCAATCGGGAAAATCTTTCATCGAGTGACTGAGCATAGTTTGCACTTGGTGGAGTCACGGTTGAGCCACAGGTTAGGCCGTGGGTCTAGGCTCGTCGTAAGGTGTCGGATTTCTGGGCACCAGTATTGGATGCAGCataaaggggaaaaataattctgCCCGTACTCGGAGTGGTGACAACTCCCTTGTTGGAGGGAGTAATTCCCTCAGAAAGTTGGGAGGATTGTGCTAGTGTCCAAACCACTCCCTTTTCATCACCAGGAATATGGGAGGGGACATGGTATAACAAATAAGGGATAGACTTATCCTCAACTAACTACACTCCTGGCACTAGCctcgacaaaaagaaaaaaaacactcccaGTAAAAATAGCTGATTGCCTACGGTAATCCTTGCGCTCACGTCTTCTCGGAATGACTCCCTGTGCCATTTCTCTCTCTGCCGCTCGGGATATACGTTCTGTCCACCGCCTGCTGTACCCTCCGCGTTCGGGGGTAGAATCCTATGAAGATAACAAAAAACTGTGAGTGCAGTAGCGTAAGGACAGGCAGCTGTCGCAGTGGGTGAGCTAAGTGGGAGCCCCATCCTTAAGTACAGCTATGTAGCTACTGAACGGGCTATGACCACATGGGCGATTCTAAACTTTGGTGTAGGACTGCAACTGCTGCGCGATgagtatccgtgatcaaggatcGCGgagatgcttggaaaacaggaacacagagcTTCCGCGAATGCAGTTGGCGCGTGaccgcttccgttttacgaagggaattctaacgGAGATAATAAAACtggtttatcctagcattaatgccgtaattccgatgattttgcgtccgatttaaaataaaatgatcgtggaaaaaattgagcgagtgtgaaaaatcatgcacggataatcttcAACCCCGATAAACcgtagccggataatcaggagtctgctgtacctCCTTCATCGCAACATCTGCCCTGATATCTATGTTGGCGAATGCACCACCATCTAAACCCTAGCATAAATACCCGCACTTGTGGTCTGTCCCTTAATGACCTTTTTCCTGAATGTACAAAAGTATCAGTTATTGCCTCCCTCACCTCCACTGgctccgccctcaatctccacaccctcgaacaTTGCGTGCACTTGGTATCTTTAAGCCAATAGCTTCCCTGGGTTGAACATCTCATCCCTCTTTCCCTTGTCCAACACATTCCTTTCCTTCTCCCCATTTACACTCAGGTTGAGATTGAGTCCGAGCCTGTGAAAGCTCCGAGTTTTTTCCCTTGTGAGTCTTTCTTTTTGCgtgcgtttttttttcatgatagtGACTCGCTTTTTAACCTATCAATTGACTATTTTCCAATTCGGCTAAGAGGACATTTCACTCACGTTAAAACGCTACAGACGAGCGACACACACACTGCAAATGCTCATGCATCAACCAAGCTAGGTGAACAGGAACCATGAAGAAGGGTACTCTCAGCAAACGGTGCTACAGGAAACCACTGCTCCTGCATTGTAGGAGTGAGGCTCTTTGTTACTCACTGCAGGAAAAGGGTTCATCTTCATCGCTTGTAAAGCTAGAGCTCAAGGTCGCTTGGAtgcgtggttttcaaaaccaagcctttcatggagcattaataatacgaataCATTCATGTTGACGCCGCTAAAAAGAtggcgaactggcaaagaaagcacTCAATGAGTCCGCGAAACACTCTTAAATAAGAGAATAAcgttattaataataatggattAATTGTTTTACGTGAATAGtgaacattaaaagacatttaagtgaaagtttggattatccgctTTTTTCATTATCCGTTCCGTATCTCCCCATAGCCCTGATAATCAGAAGTGTATTGTAAATGATGTGGTCCCTGCAGAGGAGGCAAAAAAGGCGGTCACTTGCCGAGGTACCCATTATGGTAACATTAACGTGTTGTGCAATGTTCCCTTGTCAAAGTAGAAAAAGCTCTgccattaaattggtaaaaacaaaaaatgtttaattttcagtttttaccaACTTCAAGCTGTTGCAGTTTTgccaattctttaaaaaaaattctcatttaatgtttattctgttatccagGTCTGAGATGAATCCAAACAACGAAATGTCATTTAAAATAGTGCAGCCGTTTTCATGTTATAAATTATGTAACTAATGCAATGTTAGACTTTCTTTGATCCGtattggcatttatttatttatggatcaAATATAATGTATATGTATACTTAACCTCAGGAATTCTGGCTTCATTCTATGATAGctccattgtcctcgtcctttctCTGTTTTGtgctcctatccctttctttctctcccgCCTGGTTTTTTCAAGTTCCTGGGTTCAAAGCCAAGACAGCATAATTTTTTACCCCATGGTTTGTGGCTTTTTCCTTCCACTAAATCATTTTATTGTTAGGAATAGGAGTCTTAGATTTCATGTTCGACTGTGGTAGTTTCCCAGCCAGCACATTAttagtcattgagataaggtgagaggaagaaattaggaaggcgcttatcaagtaagcttgttatgggtctCTTACAGCCAgtccgacaaacatccagagtaatgacaaaatggatgccaaactttcagcacttcctaATGTGTTGTTTAAATTCCATcgtttttgaaattttccattcttggcacttctttAATATGATTAAAACAACATCATactgccataatttgaaaatcattcacatgtaTGAACTGATAGCGAAACGACGGTCAtaagaaaaacagaaaatttcacaagaatagcgacgtagagtaatataaaaatgccggaaggaatctataatatacatattgtagtCATCAGGTTAACgagccataaattaaaattcataaatgtaaaattctttggaccttgaataatttcagtttttcatgcacataccagacaagtttttctacataattggtATTCAAAAAGGTTGATTAACCATTCTCTTTCATCagctgccgtggtgtagtggttagagtaCAGAGCAACAGATACGTAAGTCGTGCGTTTGGTTctccctgatgttatttttttcggtCCGCCGCAAGGATAAACTAtttgtattatgctttatatcttcactagccagtCGCTTGCAGTTAtcaatttgttttctatttacgtgaaaatctgttatcagttgttaaccctttcgcgctggaccttggttcagggaaattcttcctcaatacgagtctcttgaaagttatctttactcccttgtacgaagcgttttcgcgtcaactgaaggcagtggttccctccctaaccatttatGGACCCCACTcagagggcgccgatccctttcctcggcctctgtcccagaccctagagggattaaaagccccttcctagcacgagttcgcggtcaactggctaaaatgttaaagcaaaatatatgaaaatatttgttgctcgcaccgatatttttacattcaaaatgaattttgtgttttttctgagcccgcagaaattttaaacgaagttttaacgtttatatagacggatttcgtatatttactagttgttctatgactccgttgatattaacgttagaattttgtttgaaatttccatttggtcagcaaaaaaatatgaattcatttctagcattgaatttcaaaagtaagcagcaaatgttttttttttgaaaacacactgcaaataacagtagttgaccgcatggagaggataagaatgggtcgacctgagcggccgaagatgggactgggctggagctaaggcggatcgtgaggggcgaccgcgtccgtgggtctattgtgtccgccacggtcacttttttcgacctgtgccgcacaagcgcggcattcgttggttagggtaagaacattcaggacacactggtgtggcattcgttgtttagggaagaaaattctcgccgcacaggtgaggcatGCGGCGCGAAAGGATTAAGTCCTTATGAAGACTCGCTTAATTTCACCggtagcctttaaattcatgtcgagatgagccgcgtagcatgtgtagtatgcTGTTCAGCAGCCTTTAGCGTTCTAACAGAAGCGACTTCCCacacagcagaaatacgtctcggatacgtctctgagacgtcacgaatatcgcatgttacgtctcagagacatcctgagagcttcagagacatctctgagacttctctgagatgtcactatgtccaaaaaaatagtctatgagatgtctcatgaggCGTCTCAGATAAGTCTATGAGATGTTTCATAAGTGTTTGTACtctggtatgcttaaaaatgtaggcaaaaaataattaaatgcaaattatacagttgtgacctgcttatctcgatcatttttagcgacgaatttttgatggatgaccttttgaaaataagaaacccatattaaatgtcatgattttaattatcaaaactGCGCagttgcaccgaaaaatatatatgtaaggcattgatggcgtttaaataagttttttttttaatttcctgaacggctcacgattacatctctgagaaatctctgagacatttgcgatattcgaaatcatagtgagacgtctctgagaggttcgttgctatgtgggttacgttgcctgaggatatttgatggcattccttatCTATTCTTCCCTAACATCTCACCCTTGTcttatataagccccttagcttacgattagctgcttatcaattttttccgtaagaaaaccttTAGAAACGAATAACTGTCTTACTTTGTGTTATCTGggttaaatgtgaaatttttttatagggTTCCCGGCTGCCAAAGGAATGCCCATTGGAGCAACATCAACTTCACATCTGTCTGCGGAAGGAAATGTAATGAATCATTCGATTGATGAGTGCATTGATCTCGCATCTATGGTGACACAAATTAATCCCAAGGTTGGAGCATCCCATTTTGGAATAGAAAGAAATCTGATGGATGAATACTTGGAAATATGTGGCGCTCTAGATACTGATAAGGAAACAAAtagctcaattcctgatgatagacagtgtaatacaaaatacattgaatcacttaaaagcaAGGGAGGCGGAGCCGCAATGACGGTTGTTGGGGATAGAGGTGGTTTTGATGCATCAAATACCACTCATAACCTCAGGTCAATCAGAATCAGAGGAAATGACACAAGTGGCTGTGAGACTGTCATGGGAGACAATGAAGAGATAAACAATTGCTTGATCAAAAATTCTGAGAATAGTTGCAAGTCAAACGAAAGTTCATatcattgcttcaactgcagagatgtatttaacaacaaaaatgacttaatcaaacacatgaaaaatcatttgattggCGATAATTTGGACGCTGAAGCAAAATCATCAATGGGAGATGTGTCTTTCAAAAAGCTTCAATCAAGCGGTAGTAGTTATAGTTCCTGTGAGCCCACTACCTCCAAGACTTTACATGGGCTGCCGAGAGAAAGACTTGGGCTGAGGAAAAAAGGGGATGGGCCTCTCAAGGAAACCACTGGCAGAAaagaggatgagaaaaaaatgaggcgaGTGACAAGAAGTATTACTGTAGAAGAGGAGTCCACTTCACAGAGTTTATCCTCAATGTCATCTTGCAATAGAAACCTTTGTAATCGCGTGGGTGTGAGAAGAAGAGAGGAGTCATATTCATGCAGCGTGTGCACTTTGTCCTTTCCTCAGAAAAAGGACCTCACCAAACACAAGCGTATACACATGGCAGAGATATCTTATTCATGCAACGAGTGTCAGAAGTCTTTCGTGAATAAGAGCGACTTAGTAAGACATGTACGCATACACACGGGAGAAAGACCTTATATCTGTAATGTGTGCAGTAATTCCTTCTCTCAGAAGGATTCCTTGGTTAAACACATGCGAAGACACACGGGAGAGCGACCTTTTTCATGCAgaatctgcaaaaaatctttcgcTGTGACAAGTACTCTCAAAATTCACATCCGAactcacacgggagagaaacctttttcgtgcaatatctgcaaaaaatctttcgcTGTGACAGGTACTCTCAAAAGTCACATCCGAACTCACACGGGAGAAAAACCTTTTTCGTGCAATATCTGTAAAAAATCTTTGCCTGTGAAGGGTGCTCTTCGAAGTCACATGAAAactcacacgggagagaaaccctACTCATGCAATATCTGCAAACGACCTTTTGCTGCCAGTAGTAATCTCAGAAGTCACATGCGGACACATTCGGGAAAGAAGCCTATTATATGCAACGTGTGCAGCAGGTCCTTCACTGGTATTGGTCACCTGAATCGTCACGTGTGTGTAGGCTCGGGAGAGATGCCCTATACGTGTCAAGTATGCCAAAAATCTTTTACTCGTAGAAGTTATCTCAATAGTCACATGCGAaaacacacgggagagaaaccttatgcATGCAGAATCTGCGAAAAATCTTTCTCTGAGAAAGGTACTCTTAATATTCACATGCGATCACACACGGGAGAAAGGCCTTATTCGTGCTATgattgtgaaaagtctttctctaaaAAGACCGACTTAGTAAAACACATACGCattcacacaggagagaagccttatACCTGCCATGTGTGCGGCAAGTCCTTCAAATGGAATCAAGATCGGGTTAAACActtgcgaacacacacgggagaaaaACCTTATGAGTGCAgtatctgcaaaaaatctttcactgACGGAAGTAATTTCCGAATTCACATGCGAACTCACACAGGGGAAAAGCCTTTTAAATGCAACGTGTGCAGCAGGTTCTTCGGTCAAGCGAGTCATCTCAAAAGTCACATGAGAGTACACTCTGGAGAGAAACCATATTCGTGCcaaatctgcaaaaaatctttcgcTCAGAGTTCTTATCTGTCCATTCACATGCGAGTACATACTGGAGAGAAACCTTATCAATGTGACATTTGTTGCAAGTCTTTTGCTACTAGTTCTCACCTTGGCCGTCACATGGGTGTACATAAATGAGATTAATCATTTCTATACAGGGACTGCAGCAAGTACGTTACTGTGAGGAATGGCCTTGACCACAGCAAGTGTGCACGTACTGTTgtgaaacataattaatttaGTGTAAGCACAAAGTTTTTCACTGTTAGTTCTAATCTCAACCGCCACATGAGCACTCACTAGTGATAAACAATATTCGTGCTACGTAAGTTTTATGGCTTTCCCCAAATGGGCCACCTTTGTGCACTTGACATGTTTGGTCATTGGAAAGATTATTCTTATAAATATCGAAGTTGTTCTAAATCAAGCGATTGCAAATCTGTAGTGAGAAGCCCAATACCTTATTCTTACCTTCGCAATGAAGAATGAATAATGATCAAGTACCTATTGGGAAGATGGGTCATCTCCCACGATACCATGGGAATCGTACCAAGTCGTTTTTTGTATTTTGCACTCAAGACAGTGAGTGAGATCAACAATCATTTTAGTGAAGCTCTTCAAAGACTAGCAAGTGAAcccaatattttgatatttgcATTGAAAGTCATTATAAGCTGTCATTTCCCTGTGGTGAGGCTCAGTCATTGTACTTCTTTCCAACTGACGTTAAAGAGGTTAgcagaa
Coding sequences within it:
- the LOC124172145 gene encoding zinc finger protein 271-like isoform X1 produces the protein MSRTIGIFTDSTERNSESDVCRLCRKNQYHYCNLFTSNAEYEISVKHALHDLVGLQVDEGDGLPTTICSLCLKKLKDFSIFKKICLESDTELRKISPRDNCGRIKGEGAAKDESGSSSETKDCIRHVSEETSQIPCSVQVTEIYIPVPECEPPLDNMMFNMKGEHKDGLGGGNYSVMYTPNTAENSDNAPDPLATDDLGDFGTYRSSPFKEDQISDNEGGCVLNDLTDGTSSKLANEASSDQILLQVQPSTASHGKEMEVESSGAMVTDLKWNLIGAKKEPSPKENTEPVFMEDGEPMEGITMAHESTPEALGFPAAKGMPIGATSTSHLSAEGNVMNHSIDECIDLASMVTQINPKVGASHFGIERNLMDEYLEICGALDTDKETNSSIPDDRQCNTKYIESLKSKGGGAAMTVVGDRGGFDASNTTHNLRSIRIRGNDTSGCETVMGDNEEINNCLIKNSENSCKSNESSYHCFNCRDVFNNKNDLIKHMKNHLIGDNLDAEAKSSMGDVSFKKLQSSGSSYSSCEPTTSKTLHGLPRERLGLRKKGDGPLKETTGRKEDEKKMRRVTRSITVEEESTSQSLSSMSSCNRNLCNRVGVRRREESYSCSVCTLSFPQKKDLTKHKRIHMAEISYSCNECQKSFVNKSDLVRHVRIHTGERPYICNVCSNSFSQKDSLVKHMRRHTGERPFSCRICKKSFAVTSTLKIHIRTHTGEKPFSCNICKKSFAVTGTLKSHIRTHTGEKPFSCNICKKSLPVKGALRSHMKTHTGEKPYSCNICKRPFAASSNLRSHMRTHSGKKPIICNVCSRSFTGIGHLNRHVCVGSGEMPYTCQVCQKSFTRRSYLNSHMRKHTGEKPYACRICEKSFSEKGTLNIHMRSHTGERPYSCYDCEKSFSKKTDLVKHIRIHTGEKPYTCHVCGKSFKWNQDRVKHLRTHTGEKPYECSICKKSFTDGSNFRIHMRTHTGEKPFKCNVCSRFFGQASHLKSHMRVHSGEKPYSCQICKKSFAQSSYLSIHMRVHTGEKPYQCDICCKSFATSSHLGRHMGVHK
- the LOC124172145 gene encoding zinc finger protein 271-like isoform X2, with the translated sequence MSRTIGIFTDSTERNSESDVCRLCRKNQYHYCNLFTSNAEYEISVKHALHDLVGLQVDEGDGLPTTICSLCLKKLKDFSIFKKICLESDTELRKISPRDNCGRIKGEGAAKDESGSSSETKDCIRHVSEETSQIPCSVQVTEIYIPVPECEPPLDNMMFNMKGEHKDGLGGGNYSVMYTPNTAENSDNAPDPLATDDLGDFGTYRSSPFKEDQISDNEGGCVLNDLTDGTSSKLANEASSDQVQPSTASHGKEMEVESSGAMVTDLKWNLIGAKKEPSPKENTEPVFMEDGEPMEGITMAHESTPEALGFPAAKGMPIGATSTSHLSAEGNVMNHSIDECIDLASMVTQINPKVGASHFGIERNLMDEYLEICGALDTDKETNSSIPDDRQCNTKYIESLKSKGGGAAMTVVGDRGGFDASNTTHNLRSIRIRGNDTSGCETVMGDNEEINNCLIKNSENSCKSNESSYHCFNCRDVFNNKNDLIKHMKNHLIGDNLDAEAKSSMGDVSFKKLQSSGSSYSSCEPTTSKTLHGLPRERLGLRKKGDGPLKETTGRKEDEKKMRRVTRSITVEEESTSQSLSSMSSCNRNLCNRVGVRRREESYSCSVCTLSFPQKKDLTKHKRIHMAEISYSCNECQKSFVNKSDLVRHVRIHTGERPYICNVCSNSFSQKDSLVKHMRRHTGERPFSCRICKKSFAVTSTLKIHIRTHTGEKPFSCNICKKSFAVTGTLKSHIRTHTGEKPFSCNICKKSLPVKGALRSHMKTHTGEKPYSCNICKRPFAASSNLRSHMRTHSGKKPIICNVCSRSFTGIGHLNRHVCVGSGEMPYTCQVCQKSFTRRSYLNSHMRKHTGEKPYACRICEKSFSEKGTLNIHMRSHTGERPYSCYDCEKSFSKKTDLVKHIRIHTGEKPYTCHVCGKSFKWNQDRVKHLRTHTGEKPYECSICKKSFTDGSNFRIHMRTHTGEKPFKCNVCSRFFGQASHLKSHMRVHSGEKPYSCQICKKSFAQSSYLSIHMRVHTGEKPYQCDICCKSFATSSHLGRHMGVHK